The genomic region TAACCCGAACGTTGCAACACGTCACATCGCAAAAATGTACTACGCCCGGGGGTAACGCAGCGCAGCAAAACCTACGGGCAGACGTGGAATCTGCAAAATGGCAGGGAACGCGACCAGATTGCCTAATCGGTAGGCATGTCAGCGCCCCGATGAGGCCGGAAACGTGACTGAAGAGGGCATGCGGGCCTGGCAGGGCAGGGAAAGACCCCGGGATGACCCTGGCATGCTGCAGGCGCACATGACAGACTGGAAACCTGTGGCCTGTCGACCCTCTGCTACCGACGGTGCCCGGCCGGTTCCGGGTGGCCCTGCCAGTTGATCGCCGCCTTGGGCGCAGGTGCGCCGGCCGTGACGCACCGCCCTCTCATGGTTGCGTCCAGGGGGTGGCCGGTTTATACTTCCCCGCTTTGGTAAGGCTTGCGGCCAATCGAAGCCGCAGGTGTCGATAATCGCTTGAAGGGGGTCTCCGCATGGGGTCTCAGGCTGATGTTTCCGGCGGCGCCGGAAGTCAGGCTAGTTCCGCTTTTGGTCTGCTGGGCCGAAAGGTCGGAATGATGCGAATCTTTACTGATGATGGTGAAAGCATTCCTGTCACCGTCATCGATGTTTCCGGTAACCGGGTCTCGCAGGTCAAGTCCGTCGAAAAGGACGGCTACTCTGCCGTTCAGCTCGTCTACGGCGAGCGTCGCGCATCCCGCGTCAATGCCGCTGAAGCAGGTCACTATGCCAAGGCTGGCGTCCAGGCCGGTACCGTGGCAGCCGAATTCCACGTCTCGCCCGAGCGTGCTGCCGAAGTTCCGGCCGGCACGGTGCTGGGCGCAGATCACTTCGTGGTCGGTCAGTACATCGACGTGCAGGGTACCTCGCAAGGTAAAGGCTTTGCCGGCACCATCAAACGTCACAACTTCGGTTCCCAGCGTGCCTCGCACGGTAACTCGCGTTCGCACCGCGTTCCGGGTTCCATCGGCATGGCGCAGGATCCGGGTCGCGTGTTCCCGGGTCAGCGCATGTCCGGTCAGATGGGTAACGTCACCCGCACCGTCCAGAATCTGGTCGTCGAGCGCATCGACACCGAGCGTGGTCTGTTGCTGGTTCGTGGCGCCGTGCCGGGCTCGGCTGGCGGTCATCTGGTCATCACCCCGTCGGTCAAGCGCCGCCTGAAGCCCGTCCGGGCCGAGGCAGCCGAGGCCAAGGGCAAGGCTTGAGAGAGGATCGTTCGAACATGGAACTGAATATCTTGAACGATCAGGGTCAGAAGGCTGGCGCCGTCTCGGTGGTTGACACCGTTTTCGGCACCGACTTCAATGAGCCGCTGATTCACCAGATCGTCGTGGCCTACCAGGCCAACGCCCGCAGCGGCAATCGTGCCCAGAAGGACCGTACCGAGGTCCGTCACTCCACGAAGAAGCCGTGGCGTCAGAAAGGCACGGGCCGTGCTCGTGCCGGTATGACCTCCAGCCCGCTGTGGCGCGGAGGCGGTCGCATCTTCCCGAACAAGCCGGATGAGAACTTCTCGCAGAAGGTCAACCGGAAGATGTATCGCGCTGGCATGCGCTCCATCCTGTCGCAGCTGGTCCGCGAAGACCGTCTGTCGGTGGTCGAGTCGCTGAAGCTGGAAGCGCCCAAGACCAAACTGCTGGTCGGCAAGCTCAACGGCATGGGTCTGAAGTCCACGCTCATCGTGGTCGACAACGAAGACGAGAACCTGTACCTGGCGGCTCGCAACCTGCCGCACGTGCTGGTGCTCGAAACCCGCCACATCGACCCGCTGTCGCTGGTCCATTACGACAACGTCCTGGTCACCAAGCAGGCGCTGGCGCAGATTCAGGAGATGCTGGGATGAATCCGAATCGTCTGACACAAGTGGTGATCGCTCCGGTCATCTCCGAGAAAAGCACGCTGGTGGGCGAAAAGCAGAACCAGTACGTCTTCCGGGTGATGCAGGACGCCACCAAGGCTGAAGTCAAGGCTGCCATCGAGTCGCTGTTCAAGGTGACCGTCGATGCGGTCAACGTGGTCAACATCGCGGGCAAGCAGAAGCGCTTCGGCCGCAGCATGGGGCGTCGGCGGAACATCCGCAAGGCGTATGTCAGTCTGGCAGCGGGCCAAGAGATCAATTTCGCGGAGACCAAGTAAATGCCGGTCGTGAAACTGAAACCGACGTCGCCCGGCCGCCGGGCGATGGTCAAGGTCGTTACCCCGACCTTGCACAAGGGCGCCCCGGTTGCGTCGCTGATCGAGCCGAAGAAACGCGGCTCGGGTCGCAACAACCTGGGTCACATCACCACCCGTCATCGTGGTGGTGGCCACAAGCGTCATTACCGGATCGTCGACTTCCGCCGCAACAAGGACGGTATTCCCGCCCGCGTCGAGCGCCTGGAATATGATCCGAACCGTAGCGCCCACCTGGCCCTGCTGCTGTACGCAGACGGCGAGCGTCGCTACATCCTGGCACCGCGTGGCGTTTCGGCCGGCGCTGAACTGATGTCCGGTTCCGAGGCACCGATCCGCGCCGGCAACACCCTGCCCATCCGCAACATCCCTGTGGGTTCCACGATCCACAACATCGAGATGCAGCCGGGCAAGGGCGGTCAGATCGCTCGTTCCGCCGGTGGTTCCGCACAGCTGCTGGCCCGTGAAGGCGTCTACGCGCAGGTTCG from Lautropia mirabilis harbors:
- the rplC gene encoding 50S ribosomal protein L3, with translation MGSQADVSGGAGSQASSAFGLLGRKVGMMRIFTDDGESIPVTVIDVSGNRVSQVKSVEKDGYSAVQLVYGERRASRVNAAEAGHYAKAGVQAGTVAAEFHVSPERAAEVPAGTVLGADHFVVGQYIDVQGTSQGKGFAGTIKRHNFGSQRASHGNSRSHRVPGSIGMAQDPGRVFPGQRMSGQMGNVTRTVQNLVVERIDTERGLLLVRGAVPGSAGGHLVITPSVKRRLKPVRAEAAEAKGKA
- the rplD gene encoding 50S ribosomal protein L4, whose product is MELNILNDQGQKAGAVSVVDTVFGTDFNEPLIHQIVVAYQANARSGNRAQKDRTEVRHSTKKPWRQKGTGRARAGMTSSPLWRGGGRIFPNKPDENFSQKVNRKMYRAGMRSILSQLVREDRLSVVESLKLEAPKTKLLVGKLNGMGLKSTLIVVDNEDENLYLAARNLPHVLVLETRHIDPLSLVHYDNVLVTKQALAQIQEMLG
- the rplW gene encoding 50S ribosomal protein L23 → MNPNRLTQVVIAPVISEKSTLVGEKQNQYVFRVMQDATKAEVKAAIESLFKVTVDAVNVVNIAGKQKRFGRSMGRRRNIRKAYVSLAAGQEINFAETK
- the rplB gene encoding 50S ribosomal protein L2 is translated as MPVVKLKPTSPGRRAMVKVVTPTLHKGAPVASLIEPKKRGSGRNNLGHITTRHRGGGHKRHYRIVDFRRNKDGIPARVERLEYDPNRSAHLALLLYADGERRYILAPRGVSAGAELMSGSEAPIRAGNTLPIRNIPVGSTIHNIEMQPGKGGQIARSAGGSAQLLAREGVYAQVRLRSGEIRRIHIECRATLGEVGNGEHSLRQIGKAGATRWRGIRPTVRGVAMNPIDHPHGGGEGRTGEGRVPVNPWGKPTKGYRTRRNKRSDSMIVQRRKKK